One segment of Chthonomonas sp. DNA contains the following:
- a CDS encoding TrkA family potassium uptake protein → MNVVIFGCGRTGATLALQIAKTHQVTIIEQNPEALRRLGYKHNCRVILGSGIDEEVLERAGIASCDVFFAVTRGDNTNLMAAQIARLKYHVAKVCVKVADPNRAEVYRGLGYFCITPSALLAGMCRDWLGGVPYAEIDSYNVLPKELEI, encoded by the coding sequence ATGAATGTTGTGATCTTTGGTTGCGGAAGAACCGGGGCCACGCTCGCTTTGCAGATCGCAAAGACCCACCAGGTCACGATCATCGAGCAAAACCCTGAAGCGCTGAGAAGACTGGGCTACAAGCATAATTGCCGGGTCATCTTGGGGAGCGGAATTGACGAAGAGGTACTGGAGCGCGCGGGAATCGCCTCATGCGACGTCTTCTTCGCCGTGACCCGGGGAGACAACACCAACCTGATGGCGGCCCAGATCGCCCGACTCAAGTACCACGTTGCTAAGGTTTGCGTCAAAGTGGCTGACCCTAATCGCGCCGAGGTCTACCGAGGGCTCGGATACTTCTGCATTACGCCAAGCGCGCTCCTGGCGGGGATGTGCCGAGACTGGCTCGGGGGCGTCCCGTATGCTGAGATTGACAGCTACAACGTCCTGCCCAAGGAACTGGAGATCTAA
- a CDS encoding TrkA family potassium uptake protein yields MYLILVGGGNVGLQLARRLQQRDHEVLLLEKDPSQAQRLAASLGDDSVFLGDGCETSVQKAAGFGRADVVVAVTGEDEDNLVVCQMAKVMWKVGRVLARVNDPSHEEIFRQIGIDDTVSATGIIFNLLEQQISTDQVIPLGTLAKGNIELVETVLSGRSPVVGKRVRELSLPPRANIIWINRGGQGILVNGDSELVEGDEVVAVVPTDEAEDLRQMLVPVRF; encoded by the coding sequence ATGTATTTGATTCTTGTCGGTGGTGGAAACGTTGGACTTCAGCTTGCCCGGAGGCTCCAGCAGCGCGATCACGAGGTGTTGTTGCTTGAGAAGGACCCCTCGCAGGCTCAGCGGCTTGCTGCTTCGCTCGGCGATGATTCGGTCTTCCTCGGCGACGGGTGCGAGACCTCGGTCCAGAAAGCGGCCGGGTTTGGTCGTGCAGACGTCGTGGTCGCTGTCACGGGCGAAGATGAGGACAACCTAGTCGTTTGTCAGATGGCCAAGGTCATGTGGAAAGTCGGTCGAGTGCTTGCGCGTGTGAACGACCCCAGCCACGAAGAGATTTTCCGTCAGATCGGCATCGACGACACTGTCAGTGCGACCGGCATCATCTTCAATCTCTTGGAGCAGCAGATCAGCACGGATCAAGTGATCCCGCTCGGCACGCTCGCCAAAGGCAATATCGAGCTCGTCGAGACCGTGCTAAGCGGTCGATCTCCGGTGGTTGGCAAACGAGTGCGCGAACTAAGTCTGCCGCCCCGAGCAAACATCATCTGGATCAACCGCGGTGGGCAGGGGATCTTGGTCAACGGCGACTCGGAGCTTGTAGAAGGCGACGAAGTTGTGGCGGTGGTCCCGACCGACGAAGCCGAGGACCTGCGTCAGATGCTCGTGCCCGTGCGGTTCTAG
- the lysS gene encoding lysine--tRNA ligase yields the protein MSEDQSLRDIRLQNLQMLRELGFDPFAQERFVSSDTASGLLERFEEGKQVQFAGRVVASRLMGKAAFAHLSDGDGKIQVYFRKDDIGETLWEVFKLLDLGDHVGVSGELFVTKTGEQSIHVRDFVPLSKCLQSLPLGKEKDGQQWYGLTDVDQRYRHRHLDLIANPESRKLLLDRSRIVSSVRRFMDSRGYLEVETPLLQLEAGGAAARPFLTHYNFYELEVKLRISLELYLKRCICGDVPKVYEIGRVFRNESVSNRHNPEFTLLEFYEAYSNLEDIMTLVEEMMRSVALEVFGTTKILHGETEIDFGPDWHRVDLLGEIGRHTQTSPEDFATLETAKKALAGKRLFNEQTKKRIILEEEHQLGGLIEKLLEVFVEPTLIQPSFVIGYPLETSPLAKKDPARPGFTRRFEGYVLGRELCNAFSEINDPIDQRERFEGQVAEREKGDEEAHPMDEDFIYALECGMPPTGGCGIGIDRMAMLLTGADSLREILLFPMMRPESHAAE from the coding sequence ATGTCCGAAGATCAATCCCTGCGCGATATCCGACTCCAGAACCTACAAATGCTTCGAGAGTTGGGCTTTGATCCGTTCGCCCAAGAGCGGTTCGTAAGCTCTGACACGGCCTCGGGCCTTCTTGAGAGGTTTGAAGAAGGTAAGCAGGTGCAGTTCGCGGGCCGCGTGGTCGCCAGCCGTCTGATGGGAAAGGCAGCGTTTGCCCACCTGAGCGATGGCGACGGCAAGATCCAAGTCTATTTCCGCAAGGATGACATCGGGGAGACCCTCTGGGAAGTTTTCAAGCTCCTGGACCTGGGCGATCACGTGGGCGTCAGCGGCGAGCTGTTTGTTACCAAAACCGGAGAACAGTCCATTCATGTCCGCGACTTCGTCCCGCTGAGCAAGTGCCTGCAGAGCTTGCCGCTGGGCAAGGAAAAGGACGGCCAACAGTGGTACGGACTCACAGATGTCGATCAACGGTACCGCCACCGCCACCTCGATTTGATCGCGAATCCCGAGTCTCGCAAGCTGCTGCTTGATCGGTCGCGGATCGTGAGCAGCGTGCGCCGATTCATGGACAGTCGCGGCTATCTGGAGGTGGAGACCCCCTTGTTGCAGCTTGAGGCTGGTGGCGCGGCCGCACGCCCATTCCTCACGCACTACAACTTCTACGAACTGGAAGTGAAGCTTCGAATCTCTCTGGAGCTCTACCTCAAGCGATGCATTTGCGGCGATGTCCCGAAGGTGTACGAAATCGGACGTGTCTTCCGCAATGAGAGCGTGAGCAACCGGCATAACCCCGAGTTCACGCTGCTGGAGTTTTACGAGGCTTACTCGAACTTGGAAGACATCATGACCCTGGTCGAAGAGATGATGCGAAGCGTCGCGCTTGAGGTCTTCGGCACGACCAAGATTCTGCACGGTGAAACCGAAATCGACTTTGGGCCAGACTGGCACCGCGTTGACTTGCTCGGCGAGATCGGGCGGCACACGCAGACGTCGCCGGAAGACTTCGCCACGCTCGAGACCGCCAAGAAAGCCCTCGCTGGCAAGCGGCTCTTCAACGAACAGACCAAGAAGCGGATCATCCTTGAAGAGGAGCACCAGCTCGGTGGGCTGATAGAGAAGCTGCTCGAGGTCTTCGTCGAGCCGACGCTCATCCAGCCCTCATTCGTCATCGGCTACCCGCTGGAGACCTCGCCGCTCGCCAAGAAGGACCCCGCCCGGCCCGGATTTACCCGCCGATTCGAAGGGTATGTGCTTGGGCGAGAGCTATGCAACGCGTTCAGTGAGATCAATGACCCCATTGACCAGCGCGAGCGGTTCGAAGGCCAGGTCGCTGAGCGTGAAAAGGGGGACGAAGAGGCGCATCCGATGGACGAAGACTTCATTTACGCGCTCGAATGCGGGATGCCCCCGACGGGTGGGTGCGGCATCGGTATCGACCGTATGGCGATGCTTCTCACGGGCGCGGATTCGCTGCGGGAGATCCTGCTCTTCCCCATGATGCGGCCTGAGTCGCACGCCGCCGAGTGA
- a CDS encoding HD domain-containing protein codes for MNLTESMIAPELLARRHTLLQELIDQPSGLEWCARLTDVSDAAIRAILQRTSDKLGVVPEVAVIATGGYGRMELSPWSDLDLTVIPRDEHDAELDGWLKSFFLSLQEEIYRYWHIKPSYAYRLMGDLAGADTKTLTSLLDTRLLWGSHDVHEMFQAQLVAELPVGQFLIDKVAEREAAFRRCHDTPLVVEPDLKEGAGGLRCFQTANWIGTAIGERPRRATPDYERVVLARNLLQVNSGANRNVLTRPQQGEICERQGWDLFKWMGPLIESMRALHATYRSAREELLEGRYRVYGNVYAARGEVRIDGNARCSEAAYGVRLASTLGLRVPEHRVLCRSEIDPREALDAISRSEQSLRALDACGILEQILPEFTACRAWLPRDSDHQFAVYEHSLRMLRILEHRSGWPGWLQELAEEIEDYGLLTLAILLHDVGKRQDEAAHEELGAEAARVVGQRWNLEPAQTELVAWLVREHLTLARFARLRDVALPETSEELAGIVGTVNRLALLAVLTYADICAVREGAWRPDIESFLVELTSRTRGILQGRHAPVPSHEGVRRRVMRRASRGAISAEDMAAFVETLPATYLASVPIELVEQHAEWVSSARDQAAILDFADRPDGVHSDLTVVTKDEPGLLSRILGVLYAMDLSIAGLRAHTTRESDPMAIDVITVSFGKQTISKSLAERTIATLRSVLNREVSEESVILARGKDPERTQRIYEANYRAGNPAMLEIRAPRGRGLAFRMSRLITHLGWDIQSARVGQWGGLGVAGFYVVGRDGAPVTQAEFDSAFPPQV; via the coding sequence ATGAATCTGACCGAGTCCATGATCGCGCCCGAACTGCTGGCTCGACGCCACACTTTGCTGCAAGAGTTGATCGACCAACCGAGCGGGCTCGAATGGTGTGCGCGGCTCACAGACGTCTCTGATGCGGCGATACGCGCCATTCTGCAACGAACATCAGACAAACTCGGTGTTGTCCCTGAGGTCGCGGTCATCGCTACCGGTGGCTACGGCCGAATGGAGCTAAGCCCTTGGTCTGATCTTGACCTGACGGTCATCCCCAGGGACGAACACGATGCAGAACTCGACGGCTGGCTCAAGTCTTTTTTTCTGTCGCTGCAGGAAGAGATTTATCGCTACTGGCACATCAAGCCGAGCTACGCATATCGGCTCATGGGCGATCTGGCGGGGGCGGACACCAAAACGCTAACAAGTCTGCTTGACACTCGGCTTCTTTGGGGGTCCCATGACGTTCATGAGATGTTCCAGGCTCAACTCGTTGCCGAACTCCCAGTAGGGCAGTTTCTCATCGATAAGGTTGCCGAACGAGAAGCTGCGTTTCGGCGGTGCCACGACACTCCTCTGGTCGTCGAACCTGACCTCAAAGAGGGCGCGGGTGGACTGCGATGCTTCCAGACCGCCAATTGGATCGGAACGGCGATTGGTGAGCGGCCACGCCGGGCGACGCCAGACTACGAGCGTGTCGTCCTCGCGCGCAATCTCTTGCAAGTGAACTCGGGCGCAAATCGCAATGTGTTGACCCGCCCACAGCAGGGCGAGATTTGCGAGCGCCAAGGCTGGGATCTCTTCAAATGGATGGGTCCGCTCATTGAATCGATGCGGGCACTGCACGCCACGTATCGTTCGGCACGCGAAGAGTTGCTTGAGGGCCGGTATCGCGTCTACGGGAACGTCTACGCGGCTCGCGGCGAAGTGAGGATTGATGGCAATGCCCGCTGCAGCGAGGCCGCCTACGGAGTGCGACTTGCGTCCACCCTCGGGTTGCGTGTTCCCGAGCACCGGGTCCTTTGTCGTTCCGAGATCGATCCACGGGAGGCACTGGACGCGATTTCGCGCAGCGAGCAGAGTTTGAGAGCGCTTGACGCGTGCGGAATCTTGGAACAGATCCTGCCGGAGTTCACCGCATGCCGCGCCTGGTTGCCAAGAGACTCCGATCACCAGTTCGCAGTGTACGAGCACTCTCTTCGAATGCTTCGGATTCTTGAGCATCGTTCGGGATGGCCCGGCTGGCTACAGGAGCTTGCAGAGGAGATTGAGGATTACGGACTCTTAACGCTCGCGATCCTGCTCCATGACGTTGGCAAACGCCAGGATGAGGCGGCGCACGAAGAGCTTGGCGCAGAGGCAGCGCGGGTCGTGGGTCAGAGATGGAACTTGGAGCCAGCGCAAACCGAACTCGTGGCTTGGCTCGTGCGTGAGCACCTCACCCTGGCGCGATTTGCACGGTTGCGGGACGTGGCGCTCCCCGAGACCTCTGAAGAGCTTGCGGGAATCGTCGGCACCGTCAATCGGCTGGCACTCTTGGCGGTGCTCACCTATGCCGACATTTGCGCGGTCCGCGAAGGCGCGTGGAGACCCGACATCGAGTCGTTCTTGGTGGAACTCACCTCGCGCACACGCGGGATCCTGCAAGGCCGACACGCTCCGGTGCCCAGCCACGAAGGTGTCCGACGACGCGTGATGCGGCGCGCAAGCCGAGGTGCGATCTCCGCAGAGGATATGGCAGCGTTCGTAGAAACACTGCCCGCAACCTATTTGGCTTCCGTACCCATAGAGCTCGTTGAACAGCATGCGGAGTGGGTGAGTTCAGCGCGCGATCAGGCGGCGATTCTTGACTTTGCCGATCGCCCCGATGGCGTCCATAGCGATCTGACGGTGGTCACAAAGGACGAACCAGGACTCCTGAGCCGCATCCTTGGTGTTCTCTATGCGATGGACCTGAGCATCGCAGGGTTGCGGGCTCACACAACACGAGAATCGGATCCGATGGCCATCGACGTCATCACGGTGTCGTTTGGAAAACAAACAATCTCGAAATCCCTCGCCGAGCGGACCATCGCAACCTTGCGCAGCGTGTTGAATCGCGAGGTGTCCGAAGAATCAGTGATCCTTGCCCGTGGTAAGGATCCCGAAAGGACTCAGCGCATCTACGAGGCGAACTACCGGGCTGGGAACCCTGCCATGTTGGAGATTCGAGCCCCCCGCGGTCGAGGACTGGCGTTTCGAATGTCGCGGCTCATCACCCATTTAGGTTGGGATATTCAGTCTGCAAGAGTAGGACAGTGGGGGGGGCTTGGAGTCGCCGGATTCTATGTCGTGGGTCGTGACGGTGCACCGGTGACCCAGGCCGAGTTCGATTCAGCGTTCCCTCCGCAGGTATAA
- a CDS encoding acetyl-CoA carboxylase carboxyltransferase subunit alpha, translated as MTQPKSWKEWEKPLIELDEALAKLRERSVTATEEERHKIDETIKASEQRRDKYIEKKYANLTPWEKVLVARAEPRPYTLDYINALFTNFIELQGDRLFGQDHAIVGGPAALDGQPVMVLGHQKGRNIQERQMRNFAMSKPEGYRKAIRLFQMADRFSMPIITLVDTPAADPGVESESRGISEAIADSMLAMFEVKVPIVSVVIGEGGSGGAIGIGIGNTVLMQEHSVYSVIPPEGCAAILWRDASLGPEASAALRLTAQHALEMSLIDGIIPEPFGGAHRDPIEAATLLKEAVQKALKPLLKQKPDALKAARYSRYRALGKIG; from the coding sequence GTGACCCAACCCAAGAGCTGGAAAGAGTGGGAGAAGCCGCTCATAGAGCTCGATGAAGCGCTCGCCAAGCTGCGCGAACGGTCCGTCACCGCCACCGAAGAAGAACGCCATAAGATCGATGAAACGATCAAGGCGAGCGAGCAACGGCGGGACAAGTACATCGAGAAGAAGTACGCCAACCTGACTCCGTGGGAGAAGGTGCTGGTCGCGCGAGCCGAGCCACGACCCTACACCCTCGACTACATCAACGCACTGTTCACGAACTTTATCGAGTTGCAGGGAGATCGCCTCTTTGGACAAGACCACGCGATCGTGGGCGGCCCAGCCGCGCTTGACGGGCAGCCGGTGATGGTCCTCGGCCACCAGAAGGGACGCAACATCCAAGAGCGGCAAATGCGCAACTTTGCGATGTCCAAGCCCGAGGGGTACCGCAAGGCAATCAGGCTGTTCCAGATGGCCGACCGGTTCAGCATGCCGATCATCACCCTGGTCGACACCCCCGCCGCAGACCCAGGAGTTGAGAGCGAGTCACGTGGCATCAGCGAAGCCATTGCCGATTCGATGCTCGCGATGTTTGAAGTCAAAGTGCCCATCGTCTCCGTCGTCATTGGCGAAGGCGGTAGCGGCGGTGCGATCGGTATCGGCATCGGAAACACCGTGCTGATGCAAGAGCATTCGGTTTACAGCGTGATCCCACCCGAGGGGTGCGCGGCGATTCTCTGGCGCGATGCCTCTCTGGGGCCAGAGGCTTCGGCAGCGTTGCGACTCACGGCCCAGCACGCGCTTGAAATGAGCCTCATTGACGGCATCATTCCCGAGCCATTCGGCGGAGCGCACCGCGACCCAATCGAGGCGGCAACGCTCCTTAAAGAGGCAGTGCAGAAGGCTCTAAAGCCATTGCTGAAGCAAAAGCCGGACGCCTTAAAGGCGGCCCGTTACTCGCGCTATCGTGCGCTTGGCAAAATCGGCTAG
- a CDS encoding phosphatase PAP2 family protein, with protein sequence MANLFQFDQDLYRAIHVSLRREWLDPVMIVITSTGLGWVQLLLLVACARREGWRRVAILALWAGALSGLLRLGVMRIADRQRPSNFEWSSPLENVRGNSSFPSGHATTSFAIAFMVILLVRNTEYKWVGWATLGWALLVGYSRVYVGVHYPLDILGAACMGATCAGLAHISVEKTRFFAEPAAVLADFAKRTIARVTGRL encoded by the coding sequence TTGGCGAACCTATTTCAGTTTGATCAGGATCTGTATCGCGCGATCCATGTGAGTCTGCGGCGGGAGTGGCTGGACCCAGTCATGATCGTCATCACATCGACCGGTCTGGGTTGGGTTCAGCTGCTCCTCCTGGTCGCCTGCGCCCGGCGCGAGGGTTGGCGACGCGTGGCAATCTTGGCGCTGTGGGCGGGTGCACTTTCGGGTTTGCTGCGGCTTGGGGTGATGCGGATAGCCGATCGGCAACGTCCGAGCAATTTCGAGTGGTCGAGCCCGCTGGAGAACGTCCGGGGGAACAGTAGCTTCCCGAGCGGGCATGCAACGACCAGCTTCGCGATCGCATTCATGGTCATCTTGCTTGTCCGCAACACCGAGTACAAGTGGGTTGGATGGGCGACACTGGGGTGGGCGCTGCTCGTGGGGTACTCGCGCGTCTATGTCGGCGTCCACTATCCGCTGGATATCTTGGGAGCGGCATGCATGGGAGCCACTTGCGCTGGCCTTGCGCACATCTCGGTAGAGAAGACGCGATTCTTTGCGGAGCCTGCCGCAGTGCTAGCCGATTTTGCCAAGCGCACGATAGCGCGAGTAACGGGCCGCCTTTAA
- the accD gene encoding acetyl-CoA carboxylase, carboxyltransferase subunit beta, which yields MRLGVRRREQRFQDAFLQCASCRKTLFRREFDQGMMVCPNCGHHHRLNAKTRIEYTFDEGSFVEEDTDIQSVDTLSFPDYQSKLDQAISKTGQPDGIVSGMAKLEENPVAVAVSDFGFMGGSMGSLAGEKITRTLERAADKKIPAIVFCASGGARMQEGLLSLMQMAKTTAAVERCRSVGAPFIAVFTDPTMAGVLASYASVADVILSEPRALIGFAGTRVSKQAQVVKIPDDFQTAEWVLRHGFIDRIVPRREMRDTLSDLCRLLGGRK from the coding sequence ATGCGGCTGGGAGTACGGCGGCGCGAGCAGCGTTTTCAAGATGCGTTTCTGCAATGTGCAAGTTGCCGGAAGACCCTGTTTCGCCGAGAGTTTGATCAGGGCATGATGGTTTGCCCCAATTGCGGTCATCACCACCGACTCAATGCCAAGACCCGGATCGAATACACATTCGACGAGGGCTCCTTCGTCGAAGAAGACACCGACATTCAAAGTGTCGATACGCTTTCGTTCCCTGACTACCAAAGCAAACTCGACCAAGCGATCAGCAAAACGGGGCAGCCCGACGGAATCGTCTCCGGTATGGCCAAGCTTGAGGAGAACCCGGTCGCCGTCGCGGTCAGCGACTTTGGATTCATGGGCGGCTCGATGGGGAGCCTCGCGGGCGAAAAGATCACCCGCACCTTGGAGCGAGCGGCAGACAAGAAGATCCCAGCGATTGTCTTTTGCGCCTCGGGGGGTGCACGCATGCAGGAGGGTCTGCTCAGCTTGATGCAGATGGCGAAGACCACTGCCGCAGTCGAGCGTTGCCGCAGCGTGGGCGCACCGTTCATCGCCGTGTTCACGGACCCGACCATGGCGGGCGTGCTCGCCAGCTACGCGAGCGTGGCCGATGTCATTCTTTCGGAGCCCCGGGCGCTGATCGGCTTCGCGGGGACTCGCGTCAGCAAACAGGCACAGGTGGTCAAGATTCCCGATGACTTCCAGACCGCCGAGTGGGTGTTGCGTCACGGATTCATCGACCGAATTGTTCCGCGCCGAGAGATGCGCGACACATTATCCGACCTCTGCCGATTGCTCGGAGGGCGCAAGTGA
- a CDS encoding HAD-IA family hydrolase codes for MTVLQALSECKAVLFDVDGTLADTVPIIAAGLGDTFEEFSGTRPDDGFLRSIIGRPLHDQMNLLGLGESAPHEVQDRVQFAMDRFRHHQSRSRLFEPAVLAMHQLRGAGKRIGLVTSKNRVELREFLDQFPALSQVDSVIAAEDAAHPKPAGDPAEAACHQLQVTPAEAILIGDSAFDLECAASAGVRSIGVTYGAGTVGQLAKWHPLAMFDTPEALLEAIQQSLEIPYAKTESNH; via the coding sequence ATGACAGTTCTACAGGCGTTGAGCGAGTGCAAAGCTGTACTCTTCGATGTCGATGGAACTCTCGCCGATACCGTGCCGATCATTGCGGCAGGTCTCGGAGATACATTCGAAGAGTTTTCAGGCACCCGACCGGATGACGGTTTTTTACGGAGCATCATTGGACGCCCGCTTCACGATCAGATGAATCTGCTCGGTCTCGGCGAGTCCGCTCCCCATGAGGTCCAAGATCGCGTACAGTTCGCGATGGACCGGTTTCGTCATCATCAGTCGCGCAGTCGCCTTTTTGAACCGGCGGTTCTGGCCATGCACCAGCTCCGCGGGGCAGGAAAACGTATCGGCTTAGTCACGAGCAAGAATCGTGTCGAGTTGCGCGAATTCCTCGATCAGTTTCCAGCTTTGAGTCAAGTGGATTCGGTCATTGCCGCCGAAGATGCCGCGCACCCAAAGCCAGCGGGAGACCCTGCCGAGGCGGCTTGCCATCAGCTTCAGGTCACCCCCGCGGAAGCGATCCTGATCGGCGATTCCGCATTCGACTTGGAGTGCGCTGCCAGTGCCGGAGTCCGATCCATCGGCGTCACGTACGGAGCGGGAACGGTCGGACAGCTTGCCAAGTGGCATCCGCTGGCGATGTTCGATACTCCCGAAGCCTTGCTTGAAGCCATCCAACAGAGTTTAGAAATCCCCTATGCGAAAACCGAAAGCAACCACTGA
- a CDS encoding sigma-70 family RNA polymerase sigma factor, translated as MNGSATNQASMDARIDEMRWVSRVRQGDEVALSILISRHRTRLIRVAANILRDAHEAEDVAQDAFLKAFREIKNLRDDRAFSGYLYRICVRLCMDRLRSRKADTAEFDGVEQDRGTQVDNKIVIQKLLGLLAPDLRTTLVLREMEQLSYEEIADLMHVPVGTVRSRLHTARERFRHLWLEESRGAY; from the coding sequence ATGAACGGTTCAGCGACGAATCAAGCAAGTATGGACGCCCGCATCGACGAGATGCGGTGGGTAAGCCGCGTACGCCAAGGGGACGAGGTCGCACTGTCGATACTCATCTCCCGGCACCGCACTAGGCTCATCCGTGTTGCCGCGAACATCCTGCGCGACGCGCACGAAGCAGAGGATGTCGCCCAGGACGCTTTCCTGAAAGCGTTCCGCGAGATCAAAAACCTTCGCGATGACCGCGCCTTTTCCGGCTATCTGTATCGCATCTGCGTCCGACTTTGCATGGACCGGCTACGATCGCGCAAAGCGGACACCGCCGAATTCGACGGAGTCGAGCAAGATCGCGGCACCCAGGTGGACAACAAAATTGTCATCCAAAAGCTGTTGGGATTGCTGGCACCCGATTTGCGCACTACACTCGTCCTCCGAGAAATGGAGCAACTGAGCTACGAAGAGATTGCCGATCTTATGCACGTCCCGGTGGGCACGGTCCGATCACGGCTGCATACGGCTCGGGAGCGTTTTCGACACCTGTGGCTAGAGGAGAGTCGCGGAGCGTACTGA
- a CDS encoding proteasome accessory factor PafA2 family protein: MSGSRFERIVGVETEFGTLTDCPEFSNPEQAVAAIKDAVFYDLKLGLIDRHARDDVFEPALSGGFLMNGGRLYIDAVGSHLEYATAESRTIKDAIAHDRAGHRIITQALRGLALQDKVSVYNNSVDHFGGHTFGSHENYLTVMEEDFFSHQVNELIPFLVTRQIFAGVGRVGGHRLDAVAKRPSYDEVMANPVDYIWVSQVYGVEPDSTVNFQLSQRADHIIKSVASRVRFNRALINPKWEHFYSHDRMQRLHLLFGESNQMEFAFALKLGTTRLVLHLIEDRVLDSSIWLDSPLYALREISRDQTFEWRVTMADGSESDAVSVQRRYLELAQGYRGMSAEGDWTLDAWQQTLDALERDPLSLGDRLDWVAKRAMVETFKEDAGIDWTDDVLHSIDLEYHNLDPERSLHRALVESGQAQRFVTDLDIIEAMTEPPSDTRAAGRGKLIRRVLQRKNPRFYVFDWNGASTERHEFLEFSDPFHTYEEVVPPQES; encoded by the coding sequence ATGAGCGGGTCAAGGTTTGAGCGGATTGTGGGCGTCGAGACTGAATTCGGCACACTGACCGACTGCCCCGAGTTCAGTAATCCTGAGCAAGCGGTTGCCGCCATCAAAGACGCTGTCTTCTACGATCTCAAGCTCGGATTGATCGACCGACATGCCCGAGACGATGTGTTCGAGCCTGCACTCAGTGGCGGATTCCTCATGAACGGGGGGCGACTCTACATTGATGCGGTTGGTTCGCACCTGGAGTACGCCACCGCCGAATCGAGAACGATCAAAGACGCGATTGCACACGACCGCGCGGGTCACCGGATCATCACTCAGGCATTGCGCGGACTCGCATTGCAGGACAAAGTCTCCGTCTATAACAATTCAGTAGATCACTTCGGAGGCCATACCTTTGGATCGCACGAGAACTACCTGACCGTGATGGAGGAAGACTTCTTCAGTCACCAGGTGAACGAGCTGATACCGTTCCTCGTAACGCGACAAATATTCGCGGGAGTCGGACGAGTCGGGGGACACCGTTTGGATGCCGTAGCAAAGCGGCCGAGTTACGATGAAGTTATGGCAAATCCGGTGGACTACATCTGGGTCAGCCAAGTTTACGGAGTGGAGCCGGACTCAACTGTCAACTTTCAACTCAGCCAACGAGCTGACCATATCATCAAGTCCGTCGCAAGCAGGGTCCGGTTTAACCGCGCGCTGATCAACCCGAAGTGGGAGCATTTTTACTCCCACGATCGGATGCAGCGGTTACACCTTCTCTTTGGCGAGTCGAACCAGATGGAGTTCGCTTTCGCCCTGAAGCTGGGGACGACGCGCCTGGTGTTGCATTTGATCGAGGATCGCGTCCTTGACTCGTCCATCTGGCTCGATAGTCCGCTGTACGCGCTTCGCGAGATCAGCCGCGACCAGACCTTCGAGTGGCGTGTGACGATGGCAGATGGTTCGGAGTCCGACGCAGTCTCCGTGCAGCGACGCTACCTGGAACTTGCCCAGGGCTATCGCGGAATGAGCGCGGAGGGTGATTGGACACTGGATGCCTGGCAGCAGACTCTGGACGCGCTCGAACGCGACCCTTTGTCACTCGGTGACCGGCTTGACTGGGTCGCCAAGCGGGCGATGGTTGAGACCTTCAAGGAAGATGCAGGGATCGATTGGACGGACGATGTGCTGCACTCCATCGACCTGGAGTATCACAATCTGGATCCCGAACGATCTCTTCACCGAGCGCTTGTCGAGTCAGGACAAGCGCAGCGCTTTGTCACGGACCTCGACATTATCGAGGCGATGACGGAGCCGCCGTCCGACACCCGCGCGGCCGGAAGGGGCAAGCTCATCCGTCGCGTGCTGCAGCGCAAAAACCCGCGTTTCTACGTCTTCGATTGGAATGGGGCATCGACCGAGCGTCACGAGTTTCTGGAGTTTTCGGACCCGTTCCATACGTACGAAGAGGTGGTTCCACCACAAGAATCGTAA